The nucleotide sequence TTTGTTGGATTAATGTGAGTCAAAGTAGGGTTTCTTTTTTCCGATAAGTACATAATCATCAGATATTGGGCAGTCTCTTTCTTGTGCTGCCTTTGGAGTAATTCTCTGGCTTGTAATGCTTAGTTATGGTGAATTCTTTGGCTAGTGTTGCTTTAGTTCCGGTGAATgttatataatttttcttgtttgttgCATGTGCAGCCTTTCTTTTCTGCTCCAGGAATTTtccattgaaaaaaaattggagttgtacaataaaattaattggcaatataagAGTGGTACAATTACTTAGAAGCATATGGAAAGTCCTTTTTTTCTCCGATATGAGATCCATACTCTCAACATATCCCCTCATGTGTGACATATTTTCAAGCCTAGCACATGAACAACACAAATTGAGTAATGTGGAGCACGTGTAGCCGTTGGTTTCCACACATGTGTCAATCTACTATGATACAATAAAGAAAATTAGAGTTCCACCATAAGCCAATCGGCAATATTAAGAGTagctcaattacttataagcacatgcaaggtttCTTTTTTTCCCAACGTGGAATTCATACTCTCAACACTCATATATAATTTTTCCTAAACAATATTTGCTCTTAAGAATGCGTTTAGTATGCATATCTTGTGTAAATTCTtgatgactattaaagaaataGACCCTTTATACAAAGGGATCCtcgttttttgaaaaaaaatggggattagttgtggggcccactccacatcgaatttcaacgatctgattcatatatttttttaatctcgattcatagatcatccctgcaaaaattcaattcaatctgaaaccatttgtctatttaattatcaagatcaaatttcattgtttcttatataacaaagtattcattCATTTCTTTGAATCCAATTAGATGTCgtaaatatttccgatttggttcatattttgcaaggatgatttatggggtacaacttaaaaaataaacatttcgaatcgttaaagttcgatgttGTGTGAATCCCACAACCAAtcctcatttttataaaaaattgggAATCCTTTTTTTAAAGGCTTCTATTAAAGAAATAGAGTAAACTGTCGATTGACCCCCTGAACTTTCACCTAACTTTCGATTTTCCCCTGAACTTttctatttgaaaattaaggactcaaactaatttttttagccGATTTGCCCCCTGTCGTTAGGTTTTCAtatattccatccatatttctaTTAAGTGAGACCATGTGCATAACATGTGAGAGTAGTTAAGTCATTTCActcttaaaaatgattaaacaaTTCTTATGGATGGTAAAATCTCTTATGTTTTTCAACTTCTTAAGGATCATTTTATGGAATTGTATTAAGATTATTATGACATTATGAAAAGTATGTAATTATCTTGAGCATTTTTTATGAGTATTATGAACATGTTTCTTATATTAATGCACTGGAGACAATAACACCATGAACATttatcaaattattaatttgttagagaaaataaaaatgcaatACATGCTTCAAAAAAAAGACTAACTTAGCTActtatgaagacaataacaccatatgtcatttctcatgcataggaatgagaggaaaaataaaattgagaatATGAATTAGCGGCaaaaaatagagggaaaattttgttttttttttttttttttatattcagttttttaatcatttttaagagTGAAATGATTTAACTATCCTCACATGTTATGCACATGGTCTCACTTAACAAAAATATGGATAgaatatatgaaaaactaacGGTAGAAGGCAAATTGGCTAAAAAATTAGTCtgagtccttaattttccaatagaAAAGTTCAAGGAAAAATCGAAAGTTAAATGAAAGTTCATGGGGGTAAATCGACAGTGTGCTATAAAGAAATATCATTTTATCTCAAACGAAACCTTGGGATGCAAACTACAAGAAGTTTCTCTCATTGTGAACACCAAAACAACCCAGTCAAAATATGACTAGCAAGCAAGAGAGACAGGTCCTCCACGCGAAGCAGCTTCTCAAGATGGCGTCGTTAGGGGCTTGTCTTGTATTGAATCATGATAGGCAATAGAATAATCGTCGAgatgatacacacacacactagatACCTATACACTGCCATGGCAAAGTGTAGTAGGTCCAGCCCAGTACAGTACAGATACAGAAGCTGCCTAGCTTGGCTAGCTTTGCTTTGCTTCCCTCTGTTGTGAAGTGACTAGAGGGACAGTTTGTCTGGTGCCCGTGAAATCTGAAGCAGAGCAAAACCCAAGCCAGTTCATTTAATTTCTGCACCCACTAAACCAACTCTAATTAGTCAATAactttatagagagagagacagagagaggtaCAAGCGACTTGGGTGTGGCATTTGACTACTGGTTTTTAATTGGCTCTGTACTGAATTACCTACATGAGAAAACGAAGTCTCAGTTTTTACAAGACAAGACTTCATGTCAAATAAGTTGAAAAATCAGAGTACgtaaaataaaagaacaaacaGACTATAAATTTAAAGAGATTACATTTTGATAGACTTATTATTTCAACATAAATACGAACCTCCTATTTATAAAGACTTGACTTCAAATCTAATAGGCAAGAAATCCTTACACTACAAGCAAAACCTTAAGGCACAAATACTAAGATAACCTTACATTAAACGGTTAACTAATTAACATTTTCAAAAACATGATCTATATATCTTTTTTATGTCATTCATCACATGATAATATTAACACAATATataatgagagagagaaagagatgaacATTTACAACGTGTTACAGGAAGTTATTTTCGTGTTTGTACATAGTTTTTTGGTGGAATGATCCTTTAATGCGATGAGTATTAAGGGGATCTTaaagaaaagcaaattaaagaaaggagaaaggaaaaaaaaaaggtaaaagaaaaGGTCTTTCTCACATACACAGATGCGTATAGAATGAGGGAAGGATACCCAGCAGGGCCAGCACTGCTCGCTGTATGTCATTCTCTTTGCTTAGTTTAAAGGGCCTTGTTTTGTTCCCTTTTTACAAATCGCACATCTTtccacacagagagagagagagagagagagagagagagagagaaagcataGATAGATTCAGTTGCAGAAGTTGGGATTTGTTTTAGATGAGTGTTAGATTTGGTCCTATCAGCTCTGCGGCTACCAAACAAAACACCCAGTTTTGAAAAACCAGAGGCAAAGGGAAGAAGGGAGTGGGGCAaataaggaagaagaaaacggAGAGTATGATTAGTTTATATGTTGCCCAATGATTGAGTTGCCTTGGCACAACAGAAACTTACTCAACAATCTCTGATCACAAAAATAGAAGGAAGAAATCTCAAAAACCATGAAATCCATGGGTAATGATGGTAACAACAGTAACAGTAATAATAACTGGTTGGATTTTTCACTGTCTCCAAACATGAAGATGGAGtccccttcttcttcctcttctgttGCTGCTGCTAGCTTTTTTCACTCACCACCTCACTTTAGCTATGGAGTTTACTATGGAgttgaaggaggaggaggaggaggagaaggggaGGATAACGGTCCAGTCCTGTACTCCCCTCTGTCCATGATGCCACTCAAGTCTGATGGCTCTCTCTGCATTATGGAAGCTCTCAACAGGTCCCAGCACCACCCTCACGGTACTATTTTCTCCTGGGACTATTATTTCTTGTGTTTTctggtaaaaaaatttataccttttaattttttaaatgtttttatctGAAGCTGCAATGGTGACAACAACTAGTCCAACTCCAAAACTAGAGGACTTCTTTGGAGGTGCAGCCATGGGGACCCATCACTATGAAAGCGCCAACGACAAAGAAGCCATGGCTCTCAGCTTAGACAGCATGTTCTACCCCCAAAACCCACACCCAACAACCCACCATCATGTACCCAGCAACCACCAAAACTTGCTTAGCCATAATCTTCAGCACGAGCAGCACACCCAGCAGCACCACCAACAACACTACTCATCATACTACTCGGGCCTCAGAACTCATGAGATGTTCTTGGAAGATGGTCACAAACAAGCCCATGTTTCAGCAGATAATTACGATCTGCACCCAGCAAGAATGGGGCTTGATCTGAGCATTGCTGAGATGAAGAGCTGGGTTTCCAGAAACAATGTCATGGAGCAGAACAACATGGCTGCTGGGTGCATGGGAGAAAATGGGGGAATGCCCTATGGGGATTTGCAGTGTTTGAGCTTGTCAATGAGCCCTGGCTCACAGTCCAGCTGTGTGACCGGCTCACAGCAGATTTCTCCCACTGTGACTGCAGATTGTATGACAATGGTGGTGGATACAAAGAAAAGAGGGCCTATAAAGGTGGATCAAAAGCAGATTGTTCACAGGAAGTCATTGGATACATTTGGTCAGAGAACCTCTCAGTACAGAGGAGTCACAAGGTTAGTCTTTCCTATTTATTCAtgataattttatgttttttcaactttttaaacaAATTTTAGGTAAAAAGTTGGAACTTTGCAAATTGGGTTTTGATCCATTTCTTGAGTTTTCTGATTTCTTGATGCATTTGTGTTGGTCAGGCACCGATGGACCGGTCGATACGAAGCGCATCTGTGGGACAATAGTTGCAAGAAAGAAGGCCAGAGCAGGAAGGGAAGGCAAGGTTTGTGAAGAAAACACAATGATGCTTTTAATTAGAAGAAATGTACATTTTTTAAGTCAAATTCTGCATTATTTCTGACTATTTTCCATACTATgctgattttattttctaatttttttggtttttccttGATTGGCTGGGGAATTACAATCAAATGATGAATCTTCAGTTTACTTGGGTATGcattattttacatataatttGGCTGACCATTTTAACTGTCAAacaatgttgtttttgtttttctaatcATTCCAAGATTTGCATTTTAGGAGGTTATGATATGGAGGAAAAAGCTGCACGAGCTTATGATCTAGCAGCACTCAAGTATTGGGGACCATCCACTCACATTAATTTCCCAGTAATCATTATGTTTTTgcattgaactttttttttttttttttcaatccatatatatttattttggttattaaatTTGGAACTTTGGGGATGATTAATATATCAGTtggaaaattataaaaaagaacTAGAGGACATGAAGAATATGACCAGACAAGAATATGTTGCTCACTTACGAAGGTAGATCTTTGCTTTAGTTCATGCTACTAATCATGCATTCGGTAGATTTATAAATACAGGAGCGTTTAAGTGCTAATCAGTTACTAACATAATGCTATCTTTACAGGAAAAGCAGTGGATTCTCAAGAGGGGCTTCAATGTATAGAGGAGTTACAAGGTCTTATTAGCTATTCATAATTTTATATGATAATTTAGATCAAATATCTATgagaaaaattatatatatcaaataaaaatcTCTGAAATctgtttcctttcttttttctctgtGTAGCAGACATCACCAACATGGAAGATGGCAAGCTAGGATTGGAAGGGTTGCTGGAAATAAGGATCTTTATCTTGGGACATTCAGTGAgcgatttttcaaattttcactttTACAAGACAAAATGTCCATTTTGGTGTATATTCTTCAAGCATGTTATCATTATTTTTAGATTGTGGGAAAAAAAAGTGATTGAATGATATGATTTTATGACTTTAAAAAGCCAATCTTTGAAGCACTCTCAGCTCTTAAAACTATTGTCTTTTTAGCCGGTTATGGATACTACTGTATGGTGCATGGTGGTCAGCTTGACTTGCCCACTAAGCTTTTGCTAAGGCTGTTCCTTCAGAGGCTCCCCATGCTTTTCTAGCTTTAATATTTGATTCTCATGCTTTTCTGAGTTTCCGTAAAACCTTAATTTTTTCGGTCATCTTTAATCTGTAATCTTTCAGGCACTCAAGAGGAAGCTGCTGAGGCTTATGACATAGCTGCAATCAAATTCCGAGGACTGAATGCTGTGACCAACTTTGACATAACACGGTATGATGTGGATCGAATTATGTCGAGCAATACCCTCCTTGCCGGTGAACTTGCTAAACGAAATAAGGAGGTTGTACCCATTAATGAGGCTA is from Pyrus communis chromosome 10, drPyrComm1.1, whole genome shotgun sequence and encodes:
- the LOC137746787 gene encoding AP2-like ethylene-responsive transcription factor ANT; translation: MKSMGNDGNNSNSNNNWLDFSLSPNMKMESPSSSSSVAAASFFHSPPHFSYGVYYGVEGGGGGGEGEDNGPVLYSPLSMMPLKSDGSLCIMEALNRSQHHPHAAMVTTTSPTPKLEDFFGGAAMGTHHYESANDKEAMALSLDSMFYPQNPHPTTHHHVPSNHQNLLSHNLQHEQHTQQHHQQHYSSYYSGLRTHEMFLEDGHKQAHVSADNYDLHPARMGLDLSIAEMKSWVSRNNVMEQNNMAAGCMGENGGMPYGDLQCLSLSMSPGSQSSCVTGSQQISPTVTADCMTMVVDTKKRGPIKVDQKQIVHRKSLDTFGQRTSQYRGVTRHRWTGRYEAHLWDNSCKKEGQSRKGRQVYLGGYDMEEKAARAYDLAALKYWGPSTHINFPLENYKKELEDMKNMTRQEYVAHLRRKSSGFSRGASMYRGVTRHHQHGRWQARIGRVAGNKDLYLGTFSTQEEAAEAYDIAAIKFRGLNAVTNFDITRYDVDRIMSSNTLLAGELAKRNKEVVPINEATNETNVSQIGNGEAVVPLKNISEGEDWKMALYQSSQHLDQKQPSTETQNVIQAEAGDSTKMGNAHFSNASSLVTSLGSSREASPDKSCQPSFFGMPPSASKFFTSSSHAVSSWIPTVQSRPGLTIPHTPIFAAWTDA